The genomic window ACAGTTGAATTCAAAAACAAAATCGGTCTTTCAAACACAGTTCCATTTGAATATGATAATGATGTTTATGAATATGCTCACACATTAATGGAAGCAAAAAATGTTGAATATGAAAAATGATTAAACTTATTCGAAGAATATAAAGCTAAATATGCTAAAGAAGCCGAAATGATTAGTGCAATTTCTTCAAAAGAAGTTAAATATGATTTAACAGGAGTTGAGTTTACTGAAACTAATGTTCCTACAAGAAATTACATCAACACAATTATGAAGTTTATCGATAAGAATTTCGATAGTGTTGTTGGAGGTTCAGCTGATTTAGCGGCGGCAACTAAAGTAGCATTCTCAAAACAATTAAATTCTGAAGGTGGAAAAAACATCAAATATGGAATTAGAGAATTTGCTATGGCTGCAATCAATAATGGAATCTACTTAGACATGAATCTTAAGACAATTGATGGAACATTCTTAGCTTTTGCTGACTATATGAAAGCTGGAATTAGACTTGGTGCTTTAATGGAAATTCCTTCAATTCACGTATTCACACACGACTCATATCAAGTTGGAGGAGATGGTCCTACACACCAACCATTCGATCAAATTCCTATGTTACGTGCTATGTCAAACGTTAAAGTTGTTCGTCCATGTGATGAATCTGAAATGTTGGGTGCATTCCAATACGGATTAAATAGTAAAAAAGATCAAATCGCAATTATTGGATGTCGTCAAAATATCAAATCATTCAATGCTATTAAAAAAGGTACATTACCAGCAGCTTACGTAATTAAAAATCAAATTAACTACGATTTAAGTATCTTAGCTAGTGGTTCAGAAGTTGAACTTGCTGTCAAAGTATCAAACTTACTTGAAGAAAAAGGAATTAAATCTCAAGTTGTTTCAGTTCCTGTTTTACAAGATTTAGTAAACAATGAATCATTAATCAAAACACTTGGATTAAATTCTAAACCAATGTATGCAATCGAAGCAACAAGTGACTCAATGTGATTCCGTTTAGCAAAATACAATAAATTTGATGCATTCTTATCTGAAGGATATGGATGATCTGAAGATGGTCAAAAAGTTTATGAACTCAAAGGATTTGAAGCTAATAAACTTTCAGCAAAAATTCAAGAATTTCTTAAATAATTAAATTATTAAATCGGTTCGCCGATTTTTTTAATCTAAAAAATATGAAAAATTTTGCATGTTTGCTCAGATTTTTTTAAAAAAGCGTTTACAAATTTGCCTTATTTATAGATATAAAGGAAATATTTTCACTATTATTTTTTCATCTTAAATTTATTATGGAAATGCTAATAAAAATTTTGGAAAATAAAAAAGTAAAAAGGAGGTTTTTTATGAAATTTAGAAGCAAAAAGATACTTTTAACTTCAACTATATTTTTAATGGGATCTTCATCTCTACCTATTCTGTTTGTAAATTCATGCATAAAAACAGAGAAAGACAATCAAAAGGAAAGTAAAATTTTAAAATTTTATGAAGAAAAAGATATTGATATAAATCCGTATTCATTAGATTTCTCAACAATTATGAATACAAACATAGAATCAAATAATATTTTATATTCTTCAGTTGCTCCTCAACTTTTTAGAGCAAAAACAATCTCAGCACCAACTTACAAAAAGAATTCGAGTTATGGATTGGAAAATTCAGGATTATATGCATATAAATTTGAATTAGCTGAAAAAATTATAATTTACAAATCCGATGATGAAGTAGTTCACTTTGATAGCGATGATTATAAAATTGAACAAAAGAATAGTGGTGAAATTTATGAAAAATTAATGAGTGATAATGACAAATCCATAAATTCTCAAAATTTCATCGATTCAATGAATAATGCAACTAAAATCGAAATCAAAATTAAAGACAATATTTACTGAGTTGACTCAAAGGGTAATAGAACCAATTATCTAGTAAATGCTGAAGACTTTTGATTTTCGTATTTAAGAAGTTATTATAACGGATTCTTCCAAAGAACTTTCACTGGTCAAAATGGTAGTCCATCAACATCAATGAATATTGATGCTCAGAATAGAATAAGACTAAAAGATCTATCAAATAAACGTTTTGGTAGTGTGTTGTTTACAAATAATCAACAATTTGAAATACATGGGATAAGTTCTGGTAAATTTATTGAATTTGATTCTGAATTTAACTCTATTAATTCAGTAAAAGAAAATAAACTGATTTTTGAGCAAGATCCAGATTACAAAAATGTAAAAAACTTTATGGGATTTTTTGACTTAATGTTAGTAAACTCATTGATTTTTAGTCCTGCACCAAGTCAATATATAAAAGAATTATCAAAAAAACATAATGAGTATTTTACAAAAGATGACCAAGAAATTCCATTATATGGTTATGGTATCATAAAAAATATTGGATTATATTTTTATGGAACAAATGGCTGAGAAAACAATCTTTATGCAGGACCATACATTCCAAATTCGACTAGTTCATCTCATAACAAAATACTTTTAACTAAAAATAAACATTATTGAGATAAACAATTTGTTGAATCAAATAAGACGATTGAACAAATCGAATTTAATTACTCTCAAAATGACTCAATTTTAAACTTTAACAAAATTAAAACTGAAAAAAACTCATTGATAAATTTTCTCTCGTTAACTCCTGAACAGCAAAATTACATAAACGTAAACTTAGATAAATTTAACTTAATTCCATATAAAAAATACAATAATACTAAGTCAGTTGGTAATAATGCTTTTAACATTACTCCGAAACCAAATGAATTGGTTAATGCTGGTTCAAAGTTTACATTAAATTCAGTTGATTACAATAGTATTGCATTCAACGATAATTATTCAAAAATAGTTTATGGTAGTTCTATAAATGAAATTCAACAAGGATTTAGAGGAAAATTCGATAGTAAAACTTCTATCTCCTCAGGAGTTTTTGACAATAAATCAATTGCTTTTCGTTCAATAATTAATGCATCATTAAATTGAACATATATTAAAGATACATTAAATGTAAATTCCCAATTATGACTAACAAATGCAGCACCAGACACAAAAATAGGTGGTAATAACCAAAGCACTTCAAAATTTAAAACTGTAAGAGATGCAAATGATATTATCAATGATTTAATTGTAATTAATGAACTTGGTGAGAAAATTAACTTAGAAAAGTCTAATTCAAACCAAATCAAAAGTTCTAATTTTGAAGTATTAAAAAATCAAATGAATTTACTTCTCAATTCACTTTTTGATAATTCAGAACTAAAACTAGATAAAAATGATAAGATAACCTGATATATTTATAATAATCGTCTAATTAATCAAAATGAAAGAAATATGTTTGAACAAATGATTCAAACCATAAAAGGATTAGATGAAAGACTAAATCCAATTTTTGTTTATTTACCAACTCAAATTGAAGTAAATAAAGTTTTAGGATCATACAATGGAGGAGGAAATAACTCTATTTCACAATTCATTACCTACTCATATGAAAAAAATGATTTATCACCTTACTTAGATAAAATTACTCATGCGATTGGTTTAAGTCCATTTGCTCTTTGATATAAATTCAGCATGCTAAATGATGAAGATGTCTTGGCATTAAACTTCCCTGCACTCACTCGTTTTAGTAAAACGATGAAAGAAAAGTTTGAGGATGGGTTCCTAAAATTAAATGAAATTTATGTAAAGGAAGACAACCAATTCAGAAAAATAGTTTGGGATGACTTAAATAAATTCAATTCTTATGAAGAAAGAAATCTTTATCTAAGAGGAATACAAAAGACTGAGGAAGAAAATAAAACTGGTTTTGTTAATGTTGGTTTTGGTGGTTTAGGATACTTATGAGATCCGATAAAAAAGATATTCAAAATTGACAACATTATTGAACAAGCCAAATTCGCTAATTATTATTTAAAAATAACTACAAATGAAGAATTGATTCAACTTCTTAGAGAATTAAATACATTTAGATCATTCAATATTGATTTAGATAAAAATATTGATTCAATAAACTTCTTGGATTACAAAATAGTAAATAAAGATGTTCTTTATGAAATACCTTTTAACGATGTAATTTATGTTCAAGATATTAAACTCAAATAAATTTAGTTTTATTGGTTTAATTCTACTAAAAATTATTTCATCATCAATCTTCTTTATAACATTCTTATCAATTATCTACTTGTTTTTTAACTTAAATTCAGTAGTACCATTAAAAGTTAAGGAGATTATCGATGATCCAAATAGAGATATAACCATCTTAAACAAGATTGTCTCTGAATATTTTTTAGATAAAAGCATCATTTTTAGACTTATAAAATTTTGACAACGTTTTTTCACTGGAGAATTGTATGGTTTTTCATCAATTAATGAAAAAATAGGAGTTTACAGTAGTTCACTCACTCAAAACTTTAATTATTGAATTGATTCAAATAAATACACTTTTACAATTTCATTTATAAGTCTTATTTTGAGCGTTCCTATTTCTTTTATTCTTTCATTTTTAGTTGCAATAAAACGTTTTTCTTGAATTGACTATACATTAAATTCTTTTATTCTAACAATTTTAAGTATACCTATAGTAGTCTTTATACCTCTTTGTAACATATTATTAAATTTTGTAGGAGTTGATTATAACTTCGACTATAATAATTTTTGAAAACTGATTTATCCAACTTTAAGTTTACTAACGTTTATTTGCTTTTCTTGAATTCAGATTTTAAGACCTATAATGATTGAGATAACTCAATCAAACTCATATAATTTTCTTAGACAAATGGGTTTCTCACAAACAAAAATGTTCTTATATTTATTTATACCTAGATCTATTAATAAAGCTTTAACAGCATTACCGTTTTATTTAATAAGTGTTTTTTTCTATGGTATTTATCTTGAAACTTTTTATAATTTTCCGGGTACAATAAATCATTTTTATGGTGTTATAAGTAATTATGAAACTGATTCAGCTTGTTATTTTTTATCGATCATAATTATTGTGTTTATGTTTGCCACAGTGATTACTCAAAGTTTAAATGTAGTACTTAAAAATAGGTGGAATAATGAATAAAAGTTTCTTTAATTTTTCTCAAAAAGAACAACATTTTGTTGTTCCAATCCATAAGAATAGTAATTTTTTAAGAAAATTATTATCAAATAAATTATTTATTTGATTAATGGCATTTACAATAATTATTCTAATAATTTCATTAATATCATTTATTTTTAACGGAGGAGTAATTCCACTATTAAAAGAATTAGGAATTGAAAAGAATATTAAACCAATTTTTTTAAGAAAAAACAATTTAATAGAAACAATTTATAATCCGGAAGTTAATGAAAAAATCAAACTTTTGGTCTCTTTTTTAGAAAAAAATAATATTGATTACAGTATCGATTACACTAAATTGGTACCTAAATTATCTTTTAATATTTTAGATATTCTAAACACAAAAGAGCGTTTTGAACTATTATTAGGTACAAATAATTTGGGCGAATCAGTTTTAATAAGCACAATGAATAAGTTTACTCATTCAGTGCTTATTACAATGTCTATATTTATAGCTGAACTTCTTATTGCTTTACCAATAGGTTCGTTTATCTCACTAAATAGAAGGAATTTTACAATTTGTAACGCTGTTTTTAGTTACTTCATTATGGTTCCTGACTTAGTTATTCTAATGTTGTTATTAGTTGTTGTAAAAAACTTTTTTGTGTTGCTAACAATATTGCTTATAACTGGTATTTTTAGATTGATATATTGAACAATGCAATATTGCTCTGCTGAAATACAGAAGGAATATATGATTATCTTAATCAATTCAAACCTATCTAAAACTGCATTGGTTTATAAACACTTGATACCTAAAGTAATATCGAAAATTCTTATTTTATTCTCTGCTAGAGTGGGTTACATGATTGGATTAATAAGTACAATAAACATAATTGGATTTCCAATTGAATGAAATGTGTTAAACAATGTAAAGGAAAATTGAAAATATTTAAATGACAACATTTGACAAATATTATTTCCAATAATTCATTTGACAATATTTTTACTATCTTTCAGATTAGTAATAGTTTCTCTAGCAAGAACAATCGATACTATAAAATAGGAGAATTATGAAAAAATTTAATTTTAATGGATATTTACTTGAATACTTTGAATTATTCAATAATAAAGACAAAAACTTAATATTTATTCATGGTTTTGGATCTAATATAGAATTTTTTAGTAAATTAATTACTAAACTTAGTTCTAATTATAATATTTATGGATTGAATATGCCTGCTCATGGTGATTCGGAATATTCTGAAAACTTAATGAATTTTAAAATGTTTTGTGAAATTTTTAGACAGTTCATGAACTTCTTGGACTTAGATAATATTACGCTAATTGGCCACTCCCTTGGTGGAGGCATTGCTGCCGCTAATTTAAATAATTCTTATAAAATCAAAAAATGTGTCTTAATTGGTCCGATGAATCCAACAAGTTTATCCAGAGTTAATGAATTTAACGAGTGTTTCTTCCCTAGAACAGTTAATGAATGAGAAAAACTAATAAAGCTTTGTTATTACAATCCCGAAATAATAATTCAAAATCCAGAAATTAGAAAAAGAACTGAAGCGTACTTAAAAGACTATTCAGTTGAACTTGACTATATTTATCAACTAGGTAAAGATCTTCCTTCAAGTACAAACATGGAAATAATTGATATTGGTTTAAAAAACTTTAATGGTGAAATAGGATTATTTTTTGGAGATCATGATGGAATAATCGATTTAAAAAAAATCACTTCTTATTATAGAAGTGTTTCAAAAAATTTGAATGTTTATGAAATCAAAAAATCCAGGACATTCTATTTGACTTGAAAATTGAGAGGATTTCATAACAAATCTTACAAGTTTTCTAGAAAAATAATTATAAACTGGTGTTTACATAAATGTAACCATCAGTTTTTTTAATGTCAATAACTGTAATTAAGATGTTTTTGTCATATTGTCTAATTAAACTGATTAAGTCGGCAGCATCAATATACATACAATTTGTGAAAATCATAAATTGCTCTTGTTTTGAGTAGCTTCCAATCACTTTTGACACACTGAAAGAAAATCTACTGCTACTGTTTTCGTGGATAGCATTCAACAACTGTTCATATTCTTTAGCAAAAATTTGGACTTGAACTGTTTTATATCTTGGGAAAATTAAGTTAATTGCAACTTGGAAAATAGCCATCATTCCAAGACCAGCTAAGAAGTTAGGACTAAATAAAACATCTAAAGCTAAAGTGTTTTCTTGAACTTGAGTCGTATCAATTTTTTCAGTGTTTAACGCTATAATAGCCGGTATAAAGTTTCCGATTAAATTTGCAAATATAAGAGAAATAACATTAAGAATAGTTAATACTTGACCTAAATCTTTATGTTTTTTCTTAGCAATCATTGTACCAAGAATATCAAATCCTCCAGAACAAGATTCTAAAATGAATAATGCACCAGTGAATACGCCATTTAAAGTTCCTCAAGCCAAACCATATAAAATAATTGAAACTTGTTTAGTTGCATCTGAAGACGAATTTCACAAGGTCATATATATAGTATATTCAGTAAATCCAGCTGGTGAACCTTTGTTAAGGTTAGCGAAAATAAACACATCTTCAACATTTGGAATAAATCCAATTATTAGTCCCACAAGAGTTTGTACAAATAAAAATAAGATTGTAAAATAGAAGAATCTTTTTGATAAATATTTATAACTAAGCAATAATAGAGGTATATTTAATATAAAATATAACACTCAGAAAATCAAGTTATATCAAAAATAAGAAACTTCCTGTGAGTAGCCATTGTATCTCAAAAGGAATTGACTAAGTCTTCCGATTGATTGACCTATAGCACTAAGACCTAATTCATACAATCCAGTGTTTTGGACAAGGAAAACTAGGCAAGCTCCATACAAAATTCCTATAAATACAATTAACAAAATTTGTTTGAAATTACTCTTGTTGTTATATAACTGAGAAAAGTACAGAACAGAACTTTGAACTTTTACTCTTTGATATGCGTTTTTCTTTTTAATTTTTACTTCTTGGGTTGTTTCTTTTTTAGTTTTATTATTTAAAATTTCATTATCTTTTTTCATGTTTTAAATTATATAATAAAATGCTTTTACTTCTTTATTTTAAGTAAAATAAATAACAAAGTTCTCTTAATTCTACTGCTTGTGTAACGCTTTGAAACACATTTTTGAACAAATGAATCGTAATCAGTGATATCGATGTGTTTTTTAAATAAATTTTCAATTCCTTCATCAACCATTTTATATTTTCTTAGTTTTTTAGGACTTGAATTTCTTATAATTTTTTGTAATTTTGGGTAAGAATCTTGAATTCTTTTTTTACTAAATCATTTTTTTGGAACTGGAGTGAATTTAGAAAAATCTTCACCATTAAAAAACATCTCTCTAATTTTTGTTGCACTTGCAAAAGAATCACTAACTTCTAATGAATGATAATTAACAGTACGTTCATGAGTTAAAGGAATAATATTCAAATTATTAAAAATAATTGTTTTTACATATTCATTAGCTAAAATATCATTAGGAAGTTCGATATTTCTACCGGATAATTCTTGTAATGCTAAATTTGTTGCTTTGGGAAATGAATTTCCTTTTTCTTTTAAATATTTTTTAACTAAAAAATTATATTTGTCTGAATTATTTTTGATTAAATTAGCACATTCGATAAAAATATCTATATTATTACTTTCACAACCAAAAACTAAATAATTTATTTTTTTTTTATTTAACTTAAATATTGCTTGCTGTGCAAAAATATGTGCAGCTTGAGAAGTATCCATCACATTCAACGGAATTACTTTTGATACACCATAACTTTTAGCCATTTTCTTTCTTTTTCTATAAGAAAGGATTGCTAATTCGCCTCTTTGAGTATATTTTTTACTTAAAGCAACAATAATTTGTGAATTTGGAAATTGTTTTTTTATTCAATTTATTTGAAATATATGACCATTGTGAAACGGATTATATTCCGCGATTATTCCAACTTTGATTTTATTATTAAACATATTATTATTGTATAATACAATTATGATAAAAAAAGATAAATTTAAGTCATCTTTTCAACCATTAATAAGTATTTTAATACCAACTTATAATATTACTAAATATTTTGATGATACTTTAAAATCTATAAATAATCAAACGTACAAGAACATAGAAGTTATTATTAGTGATGATAATTCAAAAGATTTCTTTTACAATAAATTAGTTAAAAAGGCTGAAAAATATCCTGACTTGAATATAAAGATTTATCATCAAGAAGAGAATAAAGGTGTTGCTTTTGCAAGAGATTTTTTAGTTGAAAAGGCAAGCGGAGAATATATATTTTTTCTTGATGATGATGACCGTTTATATTCAAGAAACACTCTTTTAAATATTATAAAATACTTAAAGCCAGACACAGAAATATATTCTGGCAATTTTGTATTTGCTTTTGATGCAATACCTTATAATCCTCATAAGAGTAATTATGTCAATTATTCGATTTACAATTCATCAAGAGCGTTAAATAACTCTGTAGATTACTACTTAAAAAAAATTACTTTTACTTGAGGTAATTTATTTAAAAAGGATTTTTTGATAAAAAACAACATTAAATTCAATGATTCTGGACTTAGAATTTTTGAAGATATAGCATCGCTTGGAAAAATCTACTTCTTATGTTCAAAATTTCAATATACAAATAAACCAACTGTGAGATATTTAAGAAGAAGAAATAGTTTATCAAATCTTAATATTGAAAAATTTAATGAAAAAATGCTATTTCTAGAGCAAGCTTATAGAATTAGCATTAATCAAATTAATGAGATATTAAAAAAACAAGATAATCCTAATTCAGAGGAAATAATAAATAAATTACACAATGCAAAATTTATAGAATTTCTTAATTTAATTACTCAGCATTATCTTAAAAGCAGAAAAATAAAAAGAAATAGAGAAATTATTGATAAATACATTTCGAATAATATTTTAAGAATAAAAAACGAAATTTTTCAATATGCAAAACTTAAGTTTTTTGCTAAAAATATGTATTATTTGCCTATTTTTAATAAAATTAAGAAAACTCTTAATGAGAAATAAAAACTTTTTTATATCTACAAAAAAATAAGCAATTATATTTAATTTTTGCTTTTATATTTTAAAAAAGTATATATAATTGTAATGCTAATTATTAGAACCACTTGAATAAGGAGGAAAAATGGCTATTGTACCAAAACGTAAAACATCTAAACAACGTAAACACAAGAGAAGAACCCACGATGCGCTAACAACACCTAACCTTGTTGCATGCTCAAATTGTACTCAATTGATCGAACAACACTGTGTATGCAGATTCTGTGGTTTCTACAAAGGAAAAAAAGTTGAAGGTTTTACACCAATCAACAATTAATTATATTAATAATGCACCTCTTTGGTGCTTTTTTTGTCCACTTTTTGTTTACATTCAAATTAACTAGCATATTAGTTTGGAGGTTAATATATGATACTTTATAAAATTGGTGAAATAATGCATATAAATGCACAAAATATAATATTCGAATCTAAAGGTGATGGATATTCGCTAATAGTACCTAATTCTGCACGTTTTAGTGCCAATCAAAAAGTTAAATTATTCATATACGAATATAAAAGTGATTATAGTGCTCAAACTTATGCTTTTAAAGACTATATGGAAAGGGTTCTATTTGTTGATTTAATATCATTAACCGGTATTGGACCTAGAATTGCAATGAATTTACTGGACAATGATTGAGAAAAAATAGCGAATTACATAGCTCTTTCTGATGTTGAATCACTTAGTAAAATTCCTTATGTTCAAGATAAGCAAGCTAAACTAATAGTGGTAAATTTACAAAACAAATGAAACAAAATTTTACTTAAAAATAAAGATATTACCAAAAACACAAATGAAATATCTAATATAAATGACGTAGTGTCCTCATTAAAGATCATGGGATTTAAAGAAAAACAAATAAATGAAGCTATAAGCAAAATAGAAAATAAAGGTGATGTTGAAGAAATGATTCAGAAAAGTATAGAATTCATTTCAAAACAAATGAATGAAAGTAGAATTACAACCAAGTAGTTTTGATGAATTTATTGGTCAAAGCAATGTAAAGAATACTATCAAAACTATGATTGATAGTTCATTAAGACAAGGGATTAATCTTGACCACATGTTATTCCATGGAATACCTGGTACTGGCAAAACTTCTTTAGCAGGTATAATTGCAAATGAGTTGAATAGACAGATACACTATGTTCAAGCTTCAAATTTAGAGAAAAAATCAGATTTAATAACTATTTTGACTTGCTTGAATGAAGGTGATATTTTATTTATAGATGAAATCCATTCGTTAAATTCAATAATTGAGGAATCGTTGTATAATGCAATGGAATATTTTGTTTTTGACTTAATAATTGGTGTTGATGCGAGTGCAAGAACTATGAGAATGAATTTGAAAAAATTTACTTTAATTGGTGCTACAACAAAATTCAATATGATTTCAAAACCATTCAAAGAACGTTTTGGTTATATCGCTCGTTTTAATAATTACACTAAAAAAGAACTTTGTAAAATTATAAGAAATAGCGCAGACAAATTACAAATAAAAATAAAAGATGAAGAAATATTACAAATTTCTTCCTTTTCCAACTTTACCCCCAGAATTGCTAACAACTTACTCAAAAGATGTAATGATTTTAGAATTTCTCTTAATAAAGATATAATTGACCAAGAAACGGTAAAAATTACTTTCTATAATTTAGATCTTTATAAATTAGGACTAGGAAAAGAACATGTTGATTATCTTAAAATGCTTAGAGAAAATTTTAACGATAAGTGAGTTTCGCTTGATACCATTGCGAATTTGATGAGTATACCTAAAGAAAATATTTTAATTAATATTGAGCCACTTTTATTAATGCATGGACTATTGATTAAGAGCTCCAGAGGTAGAAAAATTAGTTCATATGGTATTGATTATTTACTAGATTTAAAAAAATAAAAAATGCCCGTTAAATAGGGCATTTCTATTATTAATCTTCGTCTTTTGATTGAATATTTCTACGTTTAATAATTTCATCAGAAATATTTTTTGGAGTTTTTTCATAATGATCAAATTGCATTTGATATGTTCCACGTCCACTTGTCATACTACGTAAATCTGTTGAATAACCAAACATTTCTGAAAGAGGAACTGCAGCTTTAACAATTGTAGCTCCATCATTTCTTTGTTCTTGGTCATTAACAAGTCCTCTACGACGCGATAAGTCTCCGATAACATCTCCAATGTAATCACTAGGAACAACTACTGAAACATCCATAATAGGTTCTAATAAAA from Mycoplasma anserisalpingitidis includes these protein-coding regions:
- a CDS encoding glycosyltransferase family 2 protein — protein: MIKKDKFKSSFQPLISILIPTYNITKYFDDTLKSINNQTYKNIEVIISDDNSKDFFYNKLVKKAEKYPDLNIKIYHQEENKGVAFARDFLVEKASGEYIFFLDDDDRLYSRNTLLNIIKYLKPDTEIYSGNFVFAFDAIPYNPHKSNYVNYSIYNSSRALNNSVDYYLKKITFTWGNLFKKDFLIKNNIKFNDSGLRIFEDIASLGKIYFLCSKFQYTNKPTVRYLRRRNSLSNLNIEKFNEKMLFLEQAYRISINQINEILKKQDNPNSEEIINKLHNAKFIEFLNLITQHYLKSRKIKRNREIIDKYISNNILRIKNEIFQYAKLKFFAKNMYYLPIFNKIKKTLNEK
- the ruvB gene encoding Holliday junction branch migration DNA helicase RuvB; this translates as MKVELQPSSFDEFIGQSNVKNTIKTMIDSSLRQGINLDHMLFHGIPGTGKTSLAGIIANELNRQIHYVQASNLEKKSDLITILTCLNEGDILFIDEIHSLNSIIEESLYNAMEYFVFDLIIGVDASARTMRMNLKKFTLIGATTKFNMISKPFKERFGYIARFNNYTKKELCKIIRNSADKLQIKIKDEEILQISSFSNFTPRIANNLLKRCNDFRISLNKDIIDQETVKITFYNLDLYKLGLGKEHVDYLKMLRENFNDKWVSLDTIANLMSIPKENILINIEPLLLMHGLLIKSSRGRKISSYGIDYLLDLKK
- the rpmF gene encoding 50S ribosomal protein L32 is translated as MAIVPKRKTSKQRKHKRRTHDALTTPNLVACSNCTQLIEQHCVCRFCGFYKGKKVEGFTPINN
- a CDS encoding nucleotidyltransferase is translated as MFNNKIKVGIIAEYNPFHNGHIFQINWIKKQFPNSQIIVALSKKYTQRGELAILSYRKRKKMAKSYGVSKVIPLNVMDTSQAAHIFAQQAIFKLNKKKINYLVFGCESNNIDIFIECANLIKNNSDKYNFLVKKYLKEKGNSFPKATNLALQELSGRNIELPNDILANEYVKTIIFNNLNIIPLTHERTVNYHSLEVSDSFASATKIREMFFNGEDFSKFTPVPKKWFSKKRIQDSYPKLQKIIRNSSPKKLRKYKMVDEGIENLFKKHIDITDYDSFVQKCVSKRYTSSRIKRTLLFILLKIKK
- the ruvA gene encoding Holliday junction branch migration protein RuvA, whose amino-acid sequence is MILYKIGEIMHINAQNIIFESKGDGYSLIVPNSARFSANQKVKLFIYEYKSDYSAQTYAFKDYMERVLFVDLISLTGIGPRIAMNLLDNDWEKIANYIALSDVESLSKIPYVQDKQAKLIVVNLQNKWNKILLKNKDITKNTNEISNINDVVSSLKIMGFKEKQINEAISKIENKGDVEEMIQKSIEFISKQMNESRITTK